A region of Plantactinospora sp. BC1 DNA encodes the following proteins:
- a CDS encoding ABC transporter ATP-binding protein, giving the protein MTARDSLPIADPAQVRRYARGLARRHPRALAGALGLHALAAVTGLAAPRLLGDLVEAISQGTGTVTVDRIALAIAGFVLAQAVLVRFAHFASARLGERVLAELREEFVDRILAIPLSTVERAGTGDLLTRSSRDVAALSRSVRFAVPETLIAVVTVCAVVGAVLLTDPLLILPALVAVPILVPATRWYLRRAGTGYLAENAAYSDITDGISETVEGSRTTEALRQQARRRARTDADIRRSYAAERYTLFLRTVFFPLAETGYVLPVAATLVFGGWFYVEGWVTLGEVTAATLYVQQLMDPVDRLLSWLDEVQVGGASLARLLGVAQRPGDAPAAGAATTARPTDQRLVVDDVRYAYQPGRDVLHGVSLALAPGERLAMVGPSGAGKSTLGRLLAGIHQPGSGSVTVGGVPLADLPLADLRTEVALVTQEHHVFIGTLRDNLRMVRPDADDDRVRAALAAVDALDWAEQLPAGLETEVGSGGHPLSAAQAQQLALARLVLADPHTLVLDEATSLLDPRAARHLERSLAAVLRGRTVIAIAHRLHSAHDADRVAVVEEGRITELGPHAELVAADGSYAALWRSWHGDRR; this is encoded by the coding sequence GTGACAGCCCGCGACTCGCTGCCGATCGCCGACCCGGCGCAGGTGCGACGGTACGCCCGCGGCCTGGCCCGCCGGCATCCCCGCGCGCTGGCCGGTGCGCTCGGGCTGCACGCGCTCGCCGCGGTCACCGGCCTGGCCGCGCCGCGCCTCCTCGGCGACCTGGTCGAGGCGATCTCCCAGGGCACCGGCACGGTGACCGTGGACCGGATCGCGCTGGCGATCGCCGGCTTCGTGCTGGCGCAGGCGGTGCTGGTCAGGTTCGCCCACTTCGCCTCGGCCCGGCTCGGCGAGCGGGTCCTCGCCGAGCTGCGGGAGGAGTTCGTGGACCGGATCCTGGCCATCCCGCTCTCCACCGTGGAGCGGGCCGGCACCGGCGACCTGCTGACCCGGAGCAGCCGGGACGTCGCCGCGCTGTCCCGGTCGGTCCGGTTCGCCGTGCCGGAGACGCTGATCGCCGTCGTCACGGTCTGCGCCGTGGTCGGCGCGGTGCTGCTGACCGATCCACTGCTCATCCTGCCCGCCCTCGTCGCGGTGCCGATCCTGGTCCCGGCCACCCGCTGGTACCTGCGCCGGGCCGGGACCGGCTATCTCGCCGAGAACGCCGCCTACTCCGACATCACCGACGGGATCAGCGAGACCGTGGAGGGGTCCCGGACCACCGAGGCGCTCCGGCAGCAGGCCCGGCGCCGGGCCCGGACCGACGCCGACATCCGCCGGTCGTACGCGGCCGAGCGCTACACCCTCTTCCTGCGTACCGTCTTCTTTCCGCTGGCCGAGACCGGCTACGTGCTGCCGGTCGCCGCGACCCTGGTCTTCGGCGGCTGGTTCTACGTCGAGGGCTGGGTGACGCTCGGCGAGGTCACCGCGGCCACCCTCTACGTGCAGCAGTTGATGGACCCAGTCGACCGGCTGCTCTCCTGGCTGGACGAGGTGCAGGTCGGCGGCGCGTCGCTGGCCCGGCTGCTCGGCGTGGCCCAACGTCCCGGGGACGCGCCGGCCGCCGGGGCGGCCACGACGGCCCGGCCGACGGACCAGCGGCTCGTCGTCGACGACGTGCGGTACGCCTACCAGCCGGGGCGGGACGTGCTGCACGGCGTCAGCCTCGCCCTGGCCCCGGGGGAGCGGCTGGCCATGGTGGGCCCGTCCGGGGCCGGCAAGTCGACGCTGGGCCGGCTGCTCGCCGGGATCCACCAGCCGGGCAGCGGCTCGGTCACCGTGGGCGGTGTCCCGCTCGCCGACCTGCCGCTGGCCGACCTGCGTACCGAGGTCGCGCTGGTGACGCAGGAGCACCACGTCTTCATCGGTACGCTCCGCGACAACCTCAGGATGGTCCGGCCGGACGCCGACGACGACCGGGTACGCGCCGCGCTCGCCGCCGTCGACGCGCTGGACTGGGCGGAGCAGCTTCCGGCCGGGCTGGAGACCGAGGTCGGCTCGGGTGGCCATCCGCTCTCCGCCGCCCAGGCGCAGCAGCTCGCGCTCGCCCGGCTGGTCCTCGCCGACCCGCACACCCTGGTACTCGACGAGGCCACCTCGCTGCTCGACCCCCGGGCGGCCCGGCACCTGGAGCGTTCGCTGGCCGCCGTGCTGCGCGGCCGTACGGTGATCGCGATCGCCCACCGGCTGCACTCCGCGCACGACGCCGACCGGGTCGCGGTGGTGGAGGAGGGCCGGATCACCGAGCTGGGCCCGCACGCCGAACTGGTCGCCGCCGACGGCTCGTACGCGGCACTCTGGCGCTCCTGGCACGGTGACCGCCGCTGA
- a CDS encoding transcriptional regulator: MSADEVRLNPTSLRGLAHPLRVRILNTLREHGPATATLLAERLNQSTGATSYHLRQLAQYGFVVEEPGRGAGRERWWRAAHRNTRLDSEVGRDALPDVETYLRSVAALYAERVDRWLNELTNLPAEWEGTSTLSNWQLRLTPAEAREFSDALTALIGRYRRDEPGVTAPEDAEPFVVQAQLLPFVRRNHHRRPEDDRPTEDDRAPESAD, encoded by the coding sequence ATGTCTGCGGATGAAGTCCGGCTGAACCCGACCTCGCTGCGTGGCCTCGCCCACCCGCTGCGGGTCCGGATCCTCAACACGCTGCGGGAGCACGGTCCCGCCACGGCCACCCTGCTCGCCGAGCGGCTCAACCAGTCCACCGGCGCCACCAGCTACCACCTGCGACAACTCGCCCAGTACGGCTTCGTGGTCGAGGAGCCCGGGCGGGGCGCCGGGCGGGAACGGTGGTGGCGGGCCGCGCACCGGAACACCCGACTCGACAGCGAGGTCGGCCGGGACGCCCTCCCCGACGTCGAGACGTACCTGCGATCCGTCGCCGCGCTCTACGCCGAACGGGTGGACCGGTGGCTGAACGAGTTGACCAACCTGCCGGCGGAGTGGGAGGGGACGTCCACGCTGAGCAACTGGCAGCTCCGGTTGACCCCGGCCGAGGCGCGGGAGTTCTCCGACGCGCTGACCGCGCTGATCGGCCGGTACCGCCGCGACGAGCCCGGCGTGACGGCGCCCGAGGACGCCGAGCCCTTCGTGGTGCAGGCGCAGCTGCTGCCCTTCGTCCGGCGCAACCACCACCGGCGGCCGGAGGACGACCGCCCGACGGAGGACGACCGGGCGCCGGAGTCGGCGGACTGA
- a CDS encoding MFS transporter encodes MTRNRRPLVGLLVAEGISLVGSRMSMVALPWFALLVTGSAARTGLVAFAEMLPYVLACALGGPLIDRIGARRTSIVADLGSAVAVAAVPLLHLAGALDFGTLLGLVAVAGLLRGFGDTAKRVVFPETVAAAEIPMTRATSLHDGLSRLGTLLGAPLAGLLIAILDAPLVLLLDAATFLLSAAVLAAAVPARDRADRTEESTVEATTVEEEQESYLSALRGGLRYLRRDRLVHGIVLMLLVTNLADAAYTSVLTPVWASEVIRSSTALGLLTASFALGAVLGNVVFTVVADRVPRFAVFAVGFLLAGAPRFVALALLDRLWVIYLISFVAGVSVAAVNPILGAVSFERIPERLRARVLGLVHAAAWAGIPLGGLLGGLAVQELRLPVACLVFAVAYLLVTLMPFVMPVWRGLDRPPTPPTPPAEPASTTPAGPELTDAPRR; translated from the coding sequence ATGACCCGCAACCGCCGGCCGTTGGTCGGACTGCTGGTCGCCGAGGGAATCTCCCTGGTCGGCAGCCGGATGAGCATGGTGGCGCTGCCCTGGTTCGCCCTGCTGGTCACCGGCAGCGCCGCCAGGACCGGCCTGGTGGCGTTCGCCGAGATGCTGCCGTACGTGCTGGCCTGCGCCCTCGGCGGCCCACTGATCGACCGGATCGGCGCCCGCCGGACCAGCATCGTCGCCGACCTGGGCAGCGCGGTGGCGGTGGCCGCCGTACCGCTGCTGCACCTGGCCGGTGCGCTCGACTTCGGCACGCTGCTCGGCCTCGTCGCCGTGGCCGGGCTGCTGCGCGGGTTCGGTGACACCGCCAAGCGGGTGGTGTTCCCGGAGACGGTGGCGGCGGCGGAGATCCCGATGACCCGGGCGACGAGCCTGCACGACGGGCTCAGCCGGCTCGGTACCCTGCTCGGCGCGCCCCTGGCCGGGCTGCTGATCGCCATCCTCGACGCCCCGCTGGTGCTGCTCCTCGACGCGGCGACCTTCCTGCTCTCGGCGGCGGTGCTCGCGGCCGCCGTACCGGCCCGGGACCGTGCCGACAGGACGGAAGAGTCCACGGTGGAGGCGACCACTGTGGAGGAGGAACAGGAGTCGTACCTGAGCGCGCTGCGCGGCGGCCTGCGTTACCTGCGGCGGGACCGGCTGGTGCACGGCATCGTGCTGATGCTGCTCGTCACCAACCTGGCCGACGCGGCGTACACCTCGGTGCTCACCCCGGTCTGGGCCAGCGAGGTGATCCGGTCGTCGACCGCGCTCGGCCTGCTCACCGCGAGTTTCGCCCTGGGCGCGGTGCTGGGCAACGTCGTCTTCACCGTCGTGGCGGACCGGGTGCCGAGGTTCGCCGTCTTCGCGGTCGGCTTCCTGCTCGCCGGGGCGCCCCGGTTCGTCGCGCTCGCCCTGCTGGACCGGCTCTGGGTGATCTATCTGATCTCGTTCGTCGCCGGGGTCTCCGTCGCGGCCGTCAACCCGATCCTGGGCGCCGTGAGCTTCGAACGGATTCCCGAGCGGCTCCGGGCCCGGGTGCTCGGGCTGGTGCACGCGGCAGCCTGGGCCGGCATCCCGCTCGGCGGGTTGCTCGGCGGGCTCGCCGTGCAGGAACTGCGGCTGCCGGTCGCCTGCCTGGTCTTCGCGGTGGCGTACCTGCTGGTCACGCTCATGCCGTTCGTGATGCCGGTCTGGCGCGGGCTCGACCGGCCGCCGACCCCGCCGACCCCGCCGGCCGAGCCGGCGTCGACGACGCCGGCCGGGCCGGAACTTACGGACGCACCGCGCCGATGA
- a CDS encoding copper homeostasis protein CutC has protein sequence MSTFEICVDSVEGTLAAERAGADRVELCAGLFEGGLTPSIGTIELALRHVERIRVHVLVRPRGGDFIYSPYEVDAMVRDVQAAVTVGAHGIVIGALTPEGDLDLPTMRRLLDASDGADVTFHRAFDMVRDPFEALEQLIELGIPRVLTSGQEETALAGAPLIADLVGKAAGRIAVMAGGGINERNIARIVAATGADEYHFTARVSSDGPATHRNPVPRMGGVLSRPEYQRSETSPERIGQIIGAVRP, from the coding sequence ATGAGCACGTTCGAGATCTGTGTCGACAGCGTCGAGGGGACGCTGGCGGCGGAGCGGGCCGGCGCCGACCGGGTGGAACTCTGCGCGGGACTGTTCGAGGGCGGGCTGACCCCCAGCATCGGCACCATCGAGCTGGCCCTGCGGCACGTCGAGCGGATCCGGGTGCACGTGCTGGTACGGCCCCGGGGCGGGGACTTCATCTACTCCCCGTACGAGGTCGACGCGATGGTCCGCGACGTGCAGGCGGCGGTGACGGTCGGCGCGCACGGCATCGTGATCGGTGCGCTGACCCCGGAGGGCGACCTCGACCTGCCGACCATGCGGCGGCTGCTCGATGCCTCCGACGGGGCGGACGTTACCTTCCACCGGGCCTTCGACATGGTCCGGGACCCGTTCGAGGCGCTGGAGCAGCTGATCGAGCTGGGCATCCCCCGGGTGCTCACCTCGGGTCAGGAGGAGACCGCGCTGGCCGGTGCTCCGCTCATCGCCGACCTGGTCGGCAAGGCCGCCGGCCGGATCGCGGTGATGGCCGGCGGCGGGATCAACGAGCGGAACATCGCCCGGATCGTCGCCGCCACCGGCGCCGACGAATACCACTTCACCGCCCGGGTCAGCTCGGACGGCCCGGCGACGCACCGCAACCCGGTACCCCGGATGGGTGGCGTGCTGAGCCGCCCCGAGTACCAGCGTTCGGAGACCTCGCCGGAGCGGATCGGCCAGATCATCGGCGCGGTGCGTCCGTAA
- a CDS encoding DUF1707 domain-containing protein — protein sequence MDGQLRASDSDRQRVVADLQRHTEQGRLSLEEFSERVGAVYTARTLGELATVTRDLPAAPEVAEPVGGGTGSRRELLIVFAVAVATLLLLVTFMEITR from the coding sequence GTGGACGGGCAACTGCGCGCCTCCGACTCGGATCGGCAACGGGTGGTCGCCGACCTGCAACGGCACACCGAACAGGGCAGATTGAGCCTGGAGGAGTTCTCCGAGCGGGTCGGTGCGGTCTACACCGCCCGTACCCTCGGGGAGCTGGCCACCGTCACCCGGGACCTGCCGGCGGCGCCGGAGGTCGCCGAGCCGGTCGGCGGCGGCACCGGAAGCCGGCGGGAGCTGCTGATCGTCTTCGCCGTCGCCGTCGCCACCCTGCTGCTGCTGGTGACCTTCATGGAGATCACCCGCTGA
- a CDS encoding ROK family transcriptional regulator, with amino-acid sequence MRAGPSQEEIRRQNLGALLRYVHIHGATSRAELTTSLGLNRSTIGALTAELAAAGLVSERAPRETGRAGRPSLVVRPESGRVFAYAYSVEVDRLRAARIGLGGVVLDRRQAERPPGLPAVESLPLLAGFVKEMHQAVPDGSVYVGSGVAVCGRLRRPDGAVHIRPESAAWAGGGELDKRLAEALGELLPQERPVLVSNAADASAVAEHARGAASGYDDVIYLHRDVGIDAGIIVGGRRLTGQGGYAGEVGHMVVNPGGSPCGCGSYGCWETEIGEYALLLAAGRGEAVGREAALRVVDAAARGDANAQAAVRQVGDWLGFGVANLINIFNPGVVIFGGTLRDVYLAAAARVRSRLNSLALPTPREQVRLRTPQLGEDGALVGAAELAFEHLLADPLDAG; translated from the coding sequence ATGCGCGCGGGGCCGAGCCAGGAGGAGATTCGCCGGCAGAATCTCGGCGCGCTGCTGCGGTACGTGCACATCCACGGAGCGACCTCCCGGGCGGAGCTGACCACCTCGCTCGGGCTGAACCGGAGCACCATCGGCGCCCTCACCGCCGAACTGGCCGCCGCCGGGCTGGTGAGCGAACGGGCACCCCGGGAGACCGGGCGGGCCGGACGGCCGTCGCTGGTCGTCCGGCCCGAGTCGGGGCGGGTCTTCGCGTACGCGTACAGCGTCGAGGTGGACCGGTTGCGGGCCGCCCGGATCGGGCTCGGCGGGGTCGTACTCGACCGCCGGCAGGCCGAGCGGCCGCCGGGGCTGCCGGCGGTGGAGAGCCTGCCGCTGCTGGCCGGCTTCGTGAAGGAGATGCACCAGGCGGTACCGGACGGCTCGGTCTACGTCGGCAGCGGCGTGGCGGTCTGCGGCCGGTTGCGCCGCCCGGACGGCGCGGTGCACATCCGGCCGGAGAGCGCCGCCTGGGCCGGCGGCGGCGAGCTGGACAAGCGACTGGCCGAGGCGCTCGGTGAACTGCTGCCGCAGGAGCGCCCGGTGCTGGTCAGCAACGCCGCCGACGCCAGCGCGGTCGCCGAGCACGCCCGGGGTGCGGCCAGCGGCTACGACGACGTCATCTACCTGCACCGGGACGTCGGCATCGACGCCGGGATCATCGTCGGCGGGCGGCGGCTGACCGGGCAGGGCGGTTACGCCGGCGAGGTCGGGCACATGGTGGTCAACCCCGGCGGAAGTCCGTGCGGCTGCGGCTCGTACGGCTGCTGGGAGACCGAGATCGGCGAGTACGCCCTGCTGTTGGCGGCCGGCCGGGGCGAGGCCGTGGGCCGGGAGGCCGCCCTGCGGGTGGTCGACGCGGCCGCCCGGGGTGACGCGAACGCCCAGGCGGCGGTCCGGCAGGTCGGCGACTGGCTCGGGTTCGGGGTGGCGAATCTGATCAACATCTTCAACCCGGGTGTGGTCATCTTCGGCGGCACCCTCCGGGACGTCTACCTCGCGGCGGCGGCCCGGGTGCGTAGCCGGCTCAACTCGCTGGCCCTGCCCACCCCGCGCGAGCAGGTGCGCCTGCGTACCCCGCAACTGGGCGAGGACGGCGCGCTGGTCGGTGCCGCGGAACTGGCCTTCGAGCACCTGCTCGCCGACCCGCTCGACGCGGGCTGA
- a CDS encoding sugar ABC transporter permease — protein MSAAPPTIVVPPVEVPAAPVPTVGSHFRDYLARVRGGDMGALPAVLGVIVLCVVFAALRPNFMTEGNFANLFTQGAAVTLIAMGLVFVLLLGEIDLSAGFASGVCAAVLAQLVTLQGYPWYVAVAAALVTGVVIGLVIGFLVAKVGIPSFVVTLAAFLAFQGIVLLLIKGGTNVSVRDEVLVAIANRNMPPWLGWALTLLGVAGYAAVQLIRHRKRSALGLVTEPLAVVLIRIGALAVIAGTAVYLLNLERSRNVLVSLKGVPIVVPIIVVLLVVLTFVLQRTAYGRHVYAVGGNREAARRAGINVDRIRISVFVICSSMAAIGGIVAASRATSVDANTGGSKVLLYAVGAAVIGGTSLFGGKGRIVDAVLGGAVIAVIDNGMGLLGRSSGFTFVVTGLVLLLAASVDALSRRRAAATGNR, from the coding sequence ATGAGCGCCGCCCCTCCCACCATCGTGGTGCCGCCGGTCGAGGTGCCGGCCGCGCCGGTGCCCACGGTCGGCAGCCACTTCCGGGACTACCTGGCCCGGGTACGCGGCGGCGACATGGGCGCGCTGCCGGCCGTACTCGGTGTGATCGTGCTCTGCGTCGTCTTCGCCGCGCTGCGCCCGAACTTCATGACCGAGGGGAACTTCGCCAACCTCTTCACCCAGGGCGCGGCGGTGACGCTGATCGCGATGGGGCTGGTCTTCGTCCTGCTGCTCGGCGAGATCGACCTCTCCGCCGGCTTCGCCAGCGGGGTCTGCGCGGCGGTGCTGGCCCAGCTCGTCACCCTCCAGGGCTATCCCTGGTACGTCGCGGTCGCCGCCGCGCTCGTCACCGGCGTGGTGATCGGGCTGGTGATCGGCTTCCTGGTGGCCAAGGTCGGCATCCCGTCCTTCGTGGTCACCCTCGCGGCGTTCCTCGCCTTCCAGGGGATCGTGCTGCTGCTGATCAAGGGCGGCACCAACGTCTCCGTCCGGGACGAGGTGCTGGTGGCGATCGCCAACCGGAACATGCCGCCGTGGCTCGGCTGGGCGCTGACCCTGCTCGGCGTGGCCGGCTACGCCGCCGTGCAGCTGATCCGGCACCGCAAGCGCAGCGCGCTCGGGCTGGTCACCGAGCCGCTCGCCGTGGTGCTGATCCGGATCGGGGCGCTGGCGGTGATCGCCGGTACCGCCGTCTACCTGCTGAACCTGGAACGCAGCCGCAACGTGCTCGTCTCGCTCAAGGGCGTACCGATCGTGGTGCCGATCATCGTCGTCCTGCTGGTCGTGCTCACCTTCGTACTGCAACGCACCGCGTACGGCCGGCATGTCTACGCGGTCGGCGGCAACCGCGAGGCGGCCCGGCGGGCCGGCATCAACGTGGACCGGATCCGGATCTCCGTCTTCGTGATCTGCTCCTCGATGGCGGCGATCGGCGGCATCGTGGCGGCCAGCCGGGCCACCTCGGTCGACGCCAACACCGGGGGCAGTAAGGTCCTGCTCTACGCGGTCGGCGCGGCGGTGATCGGCGGCACCAGCCTCTTCGGTGGCAAGGGCCGGATCGTGGACGCGGTGCTCGGCGGCGCGGTGATCGCGGTCATCGACAACGGGATGGGGCTGCTCGGCCGCAGTTCCGGATTCACCTTCGTGGTGACCGGACTGGTGCTGCTGCTCGCGGCCAGTGTGGACGCCCTCTCCCGACGCCGGGCCGCAGCGACCGGTAACCGATAA
- a CDS encoding ATP-binding cassette domain-containing protein has product MSATPLLELRGIDKSFGPVQVLRDVDLSVNPGEVTALVGDNGAGKSTLVKCVAGIHSADGGEILFEGRPVQIHNPRDAATLGIEVVYQDLALCDNLDIVQNMFLGREKRSGLVLDEPTMEQMAAETLAGLSVRTVKSLRQHVSSLSGGQRQTVAIAKAVLWNSRVVILDEPTAALGVAQTAQVLELVRRLADNGLAVVLISHNMNDVFAVSDQIAMLYLGQMVAQLRTSDVTHAQVVELITAGRSGGLGLTGENGNGKHDTPPSTETTSAGVDR; this is encoded by the coding sequence GTGTCCGCGACACCCCTGCTGGAGCTGCGCGGGATCGACAAGAGTTTCGGTCCCGTCCAGGTCCTCCGCGACGTCGACCTGTCGGTCAACCCCGGCGAGGTGACCGCGCTCGTCGGTGACAACGGCGCCGGCAAGTCCACCCTCGTCAAGTGCGTAGCCGGGATCCACTCGGCCGACGGCGGCGAGATCCTCTTCGAGGGCCGACCGGTGCAGATCCACAACCCCCGGGACGCCGCCACCCTCGGCATCGAGGTCGTCTACCAGGACCTCGCGCTCTGCGACAACCTCGACATCGTGCAGAACATGTTCCTCGGCCGGGAGAAGCGCAGCGGCCTCGTCCTCGACGAGCCCACCATGGAGCAGATGGCCGCCGAGACCCTGGCCGGGCTCTCCGTGCGGACCGTGAAGTCGCTGCGGCAGCACGTCTCCAGCCTCTCCGGCGGGCAACGGCAGACCGTGGCGATCGCCAAGGCCGTGCTCTGGAACAGCCGGGTCGTCATCCTCGACGAACCGACCGCCGCACTGGGCGTGGCGCAGACCGCCCAGGTGCTCGAACTGGTCCGCCGGCTGGCCGACAACGGCCTCGCCGTCGTGCTCATCTCGCACAACATGAACGACGTCTTCGCCGTCTCCGACCAGATCGCCATGCTCTACCTCGGGCAGATGGTCGCGCAGCTGCGGACCAGCGACGTCACGCACGCCCAGGTGGTCGAGCTGATCACCGCCGGCCGCAGCGGCGGCCTCGGGCTGACCGGCGAGAACGGCAACGGCAAGCACGACACCCCACCCAGCACCGAGACGACGAGCGCAGGAGTCGACAGATGA
- a CDS encoding sugar ABC transporter substrate-binding protein: MRRGILTIAAVGLLTTGGLAACGDDSGDGSGNTPEPKIGVILPDSASSVRWETADRKYLEAAFDAAGVKHTIQNAQGDKAQFQTLADQMLTEGVTVLMIVNLDSGTGKAVLDKAKSQGVPTIDYDRLTLGGSAEYYVSFDNEAVGKLQGEGLVKCLTDKGVKNPVIAELNGSETDNNATLFKNGYDGVLKAKYDSKEYVKGPDQWVPAWDNAQAGTIFEQMMTQQNGKIDGVLAANDGLGNAVISVLKRNKLNGKVPVTGQDATVQGLQNILVGDQCMTVYKAVKQEADAAAELAIALAKGEKKAAPTTVRDPEGNRDVPAVLLEPKAIYKENVKDVVADGYVTKEELCKDAFAAACTEAGVS, translated from the coding sequence ATGCGCAGAGGGATCCTCACCATCGCCGCCGTGGGCCTGCTGACCACGGGCGGCCTCGCCGCCTGCGGCGACGATTCCGGCGACGGCAGCGGTAACACCCCCGAGCCGAAGATCGGCGTCATCCTTCCGGACAGCGCCTCCTCGGTCCGCTGGGAGACCGCGGACCGCAAATACCTGGAGGCGGCGTTCGACGCGGCCGGCGTCAAGCACACCATCCAGAACGCCCAGGGCGACAAGGCGCAGTTCCAGACCCTCGCCGACCAGATGCTGACCGAGGGCGTCACCGTCCTGATGATCGTCAACCTGGACTCCGGCACCGGCAAGGCGGTGCTGGACAAGGCCAAGAGCCAGGGCGTACCCACCATCGACTACGACCGGCTGACCCTCGGCGGCTCGGCCGAGTACTACGTCAGCTTCGACAACGAGGCCGTCGGCAAGCTCCAGGGCGAGGGTCTGGTCAAGTGCCTGACCGACAAGGGCGTCAAGAACCCGGTAATCGCCGAACTGAACGGCTCGGAGACCGACAACAACGCCACGCTCTTCAAGAACGGCTACGACGGCGTACTGAAGGCCAAGTACGACTCCAAGGAGTACGTCAAGGGCCCCGACCAGTGGGTACCCGCCTGGGACAACGCCCAGGCCGGCACGATCTTCGAGCAGATGATGACCCAGCAGAACGGCAAGATCGACGGCGTACTGGCCGCGAACGACGGGCTGGGCAACGCGGTCATCTCCGTGCTGAAGCGGAACAAGCTCAACGGCAAGGTTCCGGTGACCGGCCAGGACGCCACCGTGCAGGGCCTGCAGAACATCCTCGTCGGTGACCAGTGCATGACCGTCTACAAGGCGGTCAAGCAGGAGGCCGACGCGGCCGCCGAGCTGGCGATCGCGCTGGCCAAGGGCGAGAAGAAGGCCGCACCCACCACCGTCCGGGACCCGGAGGGCAACCGGGACGTGCCGGCCGTGCTGCTGGAGCCGAAGGCCATCTACAAGGAGAACGTCAAGGACGTCGTCGCCGACGGCTACGTCACCAAGGAAGAGCTCTGCAAGGACGCCTTCGCCGCCGCCTGCACCGAGGCCGGCGTGAGCTGA
- the ybaK gene encoding Cys-tRNA(Pro) deacylase, whose amino-acid sequence MAGRGTPATALLTRQRIPHTLHPYDVAPETPNYGAEVAAALGVPPERVFKSLVASVDGVLTVAVVPVTGELDLKTLATAVGGKRATLADRTLAERTTGYVRGGISPLGQRKALRTVVDASAERFPTIYVSAGRRGLQLELAPADLIRLTSATTAPVAAP is encoded by the coding sequence GTGGCGGGCAGGGGCACACCGGCGACCGCGCTGCTGACGCGGCAGCGGATCCCGCACACGCTGCACCCGTACGACGTCGCGCCGGAGACGCCGAACTACGGCGCCGAGGTGGCGGCGGCGCTCGGCGTACCCCCGGAGCGGGTCTTCAAGTCGCTGGTCGCCAGCGTCGACGGGGTGCTGACCGTGGCGGTGGTACCGGTCACCGGGGAACTCGACCTGAAGACGCTGGCGACGGCGGTCGGTGGCAAGCGGGCGACGCTGGCCGACCGGACGCTGGCCGAGCGGACCACCGGCTACGTCCGGGGCGGGATCAGTCCGCTGGGTCAGCGCAAGGCGCTGCGTACCGTGGTCGACGCCTCCGCCGAGCGCTTCCCCACCATCTACGTCTCGGCGGGCCGCCGGGGGCTGCAACTCGAACTCGCCCCGGCCGACCTGATCCGGCTCACCTCGGCCACCACCGCGCCGGTCGCCGCACCCTGA